The segment AAAGCAGACTTACCGTGAAGTGATGCCGGGCGAGCTCCCGTGCGAAGTGCCGGAATGTGACGGCGTGATGGTTGTCGATCCCGACAATAGCTATAAACTCACCTGCGACAAGTGCGGGCACATTAAGGAATGACTCTAAAAATCACCTACCCAGAGCTTCCTGTCGTTGAACATCGGGAAGAGTTCTTCGAGATGCTCGAGAAGCATCAGGTGGTGATTGTAAAGGCAGACACCGGTTCGGGCAAGTCGACGCAGTTGCCGAAGTTTTTGCTGGAATGGTTCGATGGTAAGACCGCGGGTGAGCAGGGCGAGAAGGCTGGTTTCAAAATTGGTGTGACGGAACCTCGCAGGCTTGCGGCGATTTCCATTGCGGATCGCCTGCGTGAAGAATTGAAAGACGAGACGCTTGTCTCCACTAAAATTCGCTTCTGGGAACAGGGCCAGAGCGACGCCCCCATCAAGGTGATGACGGATGGCATTTTGTTGCAGGAATTCCGCCGCGACAGGCTCTTTAGGCAGTATTCTGCCATCGTGATTGACGAGGCGCATGAACGCTCGTTGAACATTGATATTTTGCTCGGCATTTTCAAGTCGGTTCTGCATGAGCGCCCGGAATTCAAACTGATTGTGGCCTCCGCGACGCTCGATGCCAAACTCTTCGAGGAATTTTACGACAACAGCTGCGTGCTCGAAGCCGAGGGAAGAACGTTCCCGGTGGATGTGGAATACTTTTTCGATGGCGGTTTGGCGGCGCGGACTGCGCTCGACACCAGCGGCAAGGGCGATTCCGGCCTTTTGGACGAGGCCCGCGATGCGATTCTCGATTTGGAAACGCGCCACCGCGATCACCTGCTTTGTTTTTTACCGACGGAACGCGACATCCAGGATTTGGCGGGCGAACTTGCGCACGAACTGGATTCCGCGACCTTCGACATCCTGCCGCTTTACGGGCGCATGAGCCCCGACGAACAGCGCCGCATCTTCAGGCATACGGAAAAGACCCGCGTGGTGCTTGCGACGAACATCGCGGAAACTTCGCTCACGATTCCGGGAATCGCCTATGTGGTGGATACGGGTACGGCCCGCATTTCTCGCTACAACGCACAGTCAAGAATCCAGGGGTTGCCCGTCGAGGACATCTCGAAGGCGAGTGCCCGGCAGCGCACAGGGCGTGCGGGGCGCGTAAAGCCCGGTGTGTGCATTCGCCTCTATTCTCCCGAGGATTTCGAGAAGCGGGACGAGTTTACGGAGCCGGAAATCCGGCGGAGCAACCTCGCGAACGTAGTCTTGCAACTGCGTAGCCTCGGGCTGGAACTCGAAAATTTCCCGTTCCTGCAGTCGCCGCCGCATTCGGCGTTCCGCGGCGCGTACAAGACGCTTTTTGAACTCGGCGCGTTGACCGCCGATAATGCTAGCGGGCATGTGACCAAGTTGGGCCGCGAGATGACGCGCCTCCCGATGGACGTGGCGCTCTCGGCGGTGCTTTTGCGGGCGCGCGATGCCGGCGTATTGCAACCCGCGCTCATTGTCTGTTCGGCCTTGAGCATCCAGGACCCGCGTGTGGTGCCGAGCGAGGAACCGGAACGCACCCGCATTCGCCAGCTGCACCGCAAGTTCGCGGGCCACAAGAGCGATTTCCTTACGTTCATCTGCATGTGGAACGCCTTCTGCGCCGAATGGGATGGCAAGACCTGGAACAAGTTGCGTAAGTTCTGCGACAAGAACAGCCTGCATTTCTTGCGGTGTCGCGAATGGATCGATCTGTACGAACAGTTTGGGCGCATCCTCGACGTGAAATTCGAGAATCGCGTGTGCCCGCTCGACAGTTTCCACCGCGACAACCTGCACATCGCCTTGCTTTCGGGATTCCTGGGCGGCATTGCGCTCCGTGACATGGAAAACGGCTGCTACCGCCTGGTGAGCGGCCGCGAGACGCACGTGTTCCCGGGCAGTGACCTTTACGGCAAGAGCGCGGAATGGCTTTTTAGTGCCGAGGTGCGCGAGACGAGCCGCATATTCCTCAACAAGGCTGCCGAAATCAAGCCCGAATGGATTATGCAGGTGGCGGAACCTTTCTGCACGCGTCGCTGGTATGCGCCCACATGGAACCAGGAACGCGGTTTTGTGGAAGCGGTGGAGGAGGTGAGTTTCCGCGGGCTCGTGATTAGCCGCGGCCATCGCGTGGATTATGCCCGCGTGAATCCCGGTGAATGTGCCGAGATTTTCTGGCGCGAGGCCGTAGTGCTTGGCCAGATGGCGCGACCCTTCGCGTTTATGACGCACAACGAACGCGTCGTCGAGGATTTGCATGCGTTGGAAGCCCGCAAGCGCCAATTTGGGCTTGCTCCGAGCGAAGATGCCCTGGTGGATTACTACGTGCGCATTGCGCATGAGGTGAATTCCATCAAGACGCTCAAGGACTACATCCGCGAACATACCGACCAGTTCCTGAAATTCGATGCGAAGTTCTGGCTGGACCAGAGCGAAACGGGCGTAAGCTATACGGATACGGGTTTCAGCAACCGCGCATTCGATGCCCTGGCGAAGGGTGACAAGAAGAAAACGGCAAAGCCGCAGGAACCCTCTCTCGGAGGCTCCCTCGAGCAGTTCCGCATCGAAGGGCTCGACGGTTCCTGCCGCATGGTAGTGGGCGAGATGGTTTTCGATGCGATGCGCGACTGCGACGGCATCACGCTTGACTTGCCTTACGACATGCTCCCGCAGGTGACGCCCGCGACGCTTGCGCTTTCTATCCACCAGTGGCGTGAGTGGATGGCGGAATCCGTCATCCGCGAGATGCCAAAGACGGCGAAGAAGCAACTGGAAGGCCGCCGCACGTTTATCGATGACGCCTTCTGCGACAAGCTTAAGGAAAACCCGTACAAGGCACCGCTATTGCTTTTGTACGAAGTCTTTGCCGGCATAAAACAACTCGATTGCGACATCCCGACGGTTACGCCCGAAAAGGAAAACCACCTGCGGATTCATGCGCGAATCTTCAAGCAGGGTTTCGCGGAAAAGTTTGCGACCGAAATCAATCCCGAGTGGGGAAGTTTCCGGCTGTTTGCAGCGGTGCGACCCGTCCTCGTGACGTTCGGTATAGACTTTGCGCTCGGCGACATGCGCTTCGGCTGGCGTCTCGGGGAATCGGCGCTGATGGCTCCGGCAGAATCCGCCTTCTGGCAGACCTTCCGCAAGCGCGTGGAAGGCCGCGCGCAGTCCGGTGCCGGCAATCGCACGCAGCCCGATGCCGACTCCGCCCTTATTGTCGACCGTCTGAATATGCTCGAGACGGGTGGCCTCTATTCTGACGGCTTCAAGACAGCGCTCAAGTCGTGGGCATTGAAGTCGCTTACTGCCGATGAATTGGATGCGAACCGATGCGTGCGCTTCTCGGGTCTCGAGTATTCCCGCGGCAAGAAAATCAGGGACTTTAGGAACCTCGCTGCGAGTACCCGCAGCGAAGACGAGGAAATCCGGCTGGCGCTGGTGCGTGCTACGTACGAGTCCGCTCTTCTCGGTGCCGAAACCTTCGTGAAGTTCTGGAACATGCTAAAGGAATTTTCCGTGGCGATGCGTCAGGGAACTGACCATGCCCGCGATGCGCTGGCAGCATCTCCTTCCAAGAGCGAACTGTCGCAAATTCTCTCGCTTTATGGTTCGAACAAGGAAACAACTTTGTTCGAAAGGCTGTCTGCCCTTTGCGGAATTGTTCGGCTGAATGCCGCTAGTCTCGACGCTTGCAATAGTCCGGCCCGCCCTGAACTGTCGGTTCGCGACCTCCGCGAAAAATTCCGCCCCTTCCTCAAGGCCCGTTTTATGAAGGACCACGAATTGAAAAATGCCCGTGATATCCTTTCTAAAATGGAGCGCATGCAACAGGACGATTCTGAATATCCGGAACTCTACTTGCAGGCCTCGGCCATGCTCGAGGACTTCGAAATCCTTAAGTTCAAGCGCAAGGGCGATGATGCCGAAGAAATTGTCGAAGAAGATGCCTTGGCTAAGCTTAAAGGGCGTTTCGGTCGTTTGAAATAGCGCCAGATTGGTCTAGGACCAGTCAAATTTGCTAAATTTGGGGCGATGACTTCTCTACTTCGCATATTGTGCGCGTTAACGCTCCTGTTCTTGGTGGCGTGTGATTTCTCGATTGGCAAGTTTTTTGGTAATGAAGACCCTGTCATTGTTTCTGTCGGGTCAACCAAGCTCACGCAGTCTATGGTTCACAAGTATGTTCCCCAGTGGGATTCCCTGGATGACCGTGCCAAACTCGCATTCCTGGAACACTGGATGGAAGAAGAGGTTATTTACCAGGAAGCAATGGATGCCAAAATCACCAACGATACCATCCTTGCTGCGCAAATTGAAAGTACTGTCCGCAAGATGGTCGTGGATTACTACCTGCAGACATTCGCCGATACCATGATGGTGGGCGATGCGGAGAAACTCAATTACTATCAGGAACACCAGGATTCCTACCTTCGTGGAAAGACTACTATTTCGGGTGCGGTGCTCCGTTTTAAGACCTGGGCGAATGCTGATGCCTATTACCGCGAAATGAAATCGCGTGTATTCAACAAGGTGCCGACTGAACATCCCCTTGTTGCAGAAATCCTCACGTTTGATTCTGTCGATGTCTCGCCAGATACCTGCCTCATTCATGATATTCCTTCGTTCCCCGTAGGCAAGCTCTCGACTATGCGCTTCTGTGGCAATGGCCTGAAAATGGCCGTGGTTACGGAAAGGCTTGATTCTGCGGAAGTCCGCCCTTACGTGGAAGTTGCGGAGGATGTTTCGAATTTGGTTTGGCTCGAACATAAGAAAATGGTTATGGAACGGCTCAAGAAGGAATGGAAGATGAAACGCCCTATCTTCTCGAAGTCGCCCGTGTTTACTGAAAAGGAAAATCAATGAAAAAGATTGGTCTGTTGTCTCTTACGCTAGGTTTGCTTGTTTCTGCGTCTTTCGCTGCGCCTGTGCTTATGGAAGGCATTGCTGCGATTGTCGACGGTAAACCTATCATGCGTTCGGAATTCCTGAACAACCTTTATCATTTCCAGGAGACTCCCGAAGGTTCCGCAATGAGCGAGGAACAGCAGAAGCAGTATGTGCTCGACAAACTTATCGAGGAGAAGGTGCTGCTTAGCCGTATTGATCGCGATTCTATTGTCGTGAGTGATGCCGAGATTGACCAACGCGTGACGGCTCACTTGACTCAGCTTGCGGCAAGCCAGAATGTGAATATGGCGACTTTGGAAAAGGCCATTCGTGCACAGCTTGGGGTAAGCATGGCCCAGTACCGTGACCAACTTGCTAAGCAGATCCGCAGTCACGTGGAACTCCAGCGTGTCCGCCAACGCCATGTGGGTGTGGTGAGCCCGACCAAGAAAGAGGTCGATGCCTTCTACAAGGCCTATAAGGATTCTCTCCCGCGACAGTACAACTGCGTGCAGTTGAGCCATATCCAATTGAAAATAGAACCGGATTCCGCTATCGTGGATTCTGTGAAGCACATTGCAGAAACTCTTGTCGATAGCCTCAATCTCGGCATCAAGTTTGAGTTGTTGGCCAAGAACCACTCGCAGGATTCCTCTGCGGCAAATGGTGGCGATCTCGGCTACTTTAGGCGCGGTCTCCTGGACCCTGCGTTCGAAAGGACTCTCGACCAGTTGAAGAACGGACAGTATGCATCTACTCCGGTCAAGACAGACCGCGGTTGGCACATTGTCCGTGTGATTGGCCGTAAGGAAGATGGCGTGCGTTCGGCCCATATCCTGCTCCGCACGATTCCGACAGCGGCGGATTCCGCCCGCGTATTGCACATAGCGGATTCTCTCCGAGCCACGATCAAGACTAAGGAAGATTTCTCTGCAGCAGCAAAGAAGTTCAGTACAGACAAGTCGAGTAACTTTGCAGGAGGCCTGCTGGGCTGGTTCCAGAAGAACGAGATGGAACCTGCCTATGTGGACCCGGTGGCGAACTTGAATGTGGGCGAGGTCTCGGAGCCGGTGGAAATAGACGGTTCCTACCATCTGTTCCGTCTGGACGATTCCCGCCAGATTCGCGAGTTCACTCTCGAAGAAGATTACGGCAAGATCGAGGCAATGGCTGCGACGCATCTTGAAAACGAGAAACTGAATGCGCTTATCAAGAAATGGCGTGATGAAGTTCACATCGAAATCCGCATGACGGAATAGTGTTATTGGAAAGTTGCCGCAATGATTCACTTCACCCATGTCACGAAGTCCTACGAGGACAACTGGAAGGCGCTGAATAACATCACCTTCCGTATAAACAAGGGTGAATTCGTGTTCCTTACGGGACATTCCGGCGCGGGTAAGTCGACCGTACTTAAGCTGATCTATATGGACGAACGTCCGGATGCGGAACGTGGCGGCCAGGTGATGGTGAAGTTTACGGGCGACTGTGTCTATGATAGCAAGAGTACGCCCGATAGCAAAATTCAGGCTTTCCGCCGCAAGATGGGAATTATCTTCCAGGATTTCAAACTTTTGCCGGATAGGAACGTCTTTGAAAACGTGGCGCTTGCATTGCGTATAGTGGGGACTCCAGGCAACAAGATTAATGCGGCTGTATTCGATGCTCTCGCCCTGGTTGGAATTAGCCAGAAGCGCTTTGCCATGCCCTACACGCTTTCGGGCGGTGAACAGCAGCGTGTGGCAATTGCCCGCGCGATGGTGCACAACCCTTACGTGCTCCTGGCAGACGAACCGACTGGTAACCTTGACCCGAAAAACGCCGAGGAAGTGTTCAAGATATTCAAGGAAATCAATGCTCGTGGTACGACAGTCGTGATGGCGACCCATAACCCGGATTTTTACCTGAACAGCCCGTTCCGTCGCTTGGTCCTTGATCACGGTGAACTCCTGACGAGAGACCTGATTTAACCCCGTTCCTGTTTATTCCTGTATACGAAATCGGTGTTTACGGTTGTGCGTTTACACCGTAAAAAACCTATTCTTGTACCATGGGCTTTAAGGTGCGTTATAACCATGTCGGGTATACTCCGGTTTCGCCGAAGGTGTTCTTGCTGGCGGCAGAACCTGCCTGTGTTCCGGGAAAGGGGTTTGCTCCTGCTTTTGAAGTGGTTTCGCAGTCCGGTTCGGTAGTGTATACGGCGGCGATGTCCGGCCAGAAGGTATGCGACTATACCGATGAATTTATCTGGAAAGGCGATTTTTCACCTGTTAGGGAGCCCGGGCGTTACAAGGTCCGTGTGACAGAAGGTGAGAAAGTCCTTTCGGAATCGCATTTATTTGAAGTATCGGAAGGCATTGCCCCTGAACTATTGCGCCTTACGCTCAAGTCGTTCTATTTCCAGCGCAGTGGCGTAGAATTGCCTGCCGATAAGGCCGGCAAGTGGGCGAGGCCGGCGGCTCACCTGGACGACTGCATCGAATTCCACCCGAGCATGAATCGCGAGGGCACATGGAATGCGCATGGCGGCTGGTATGATGCCGGTGACTATGGCAAGTATATCGTGAATGGCGGCGTCTCGCTTGCTACGCTCCTGCTGGCGGCTGAATTTACGGAAAAGAAGATGGCGGCGCCCGGTATTTGTTTCCCGGCGAACCGCTCGATGGACTTGCCCCTGTTCCGCAAGAACCTGCTTGACGAAATCCGGTTCGAACTGGAATTTTTCCTGCGTATGCAGGATACGGACGGAGGAGTGTTCTTCAAGGTTTCTCCAGCTCACTGGGATGGCTTCGTGACTCCGACGCAGTCCGATGAATCACAGAAACGCCAGATCTTGGGGAAGTCGACCACCTCGACATTGAATTTTGCCGGTGCGCTTGCTCAGGCACACCGCGTGTTTGAAAGTGTAGATTCTGCTTTTGCACAGCAGTGCCTTAGGGCGGCTATCCGGGCGTATGCCTGGGCGGTTGAAAATCCCGATGTCACCTACCCGCACAATACCGAAGGTAGCGGTGGCTATGGTGACGATCGTTACGATGATGAATTTTTCTGGGCTCGTGCCATGCTTTTCCGAGAAGTCTGTGACGGGGTGAAGTTTTGCACGGATTGCGAAAGGGGGTCCGACTGCAAGCTATCTCCTTCGTCTGGGAACCTGAGGGATTTGCTCCTTCGCGATATGGAAAAGTGCCCGCCATCGCTTGGGCTAGACTGGCGCGATACGCAGAACCTGGGCTGGATTGCCCTCGCATTGCAGTCGCGCGACCTCGATTTGCAGGTACGTGCCCGCAATACGTTGAAGGTCGTTGCCGACGAAATCGTACGCCTTGCCGGCGAGGATGCCTATGGCCTTGCTCTGCGCCGGTTTATCTGGGGCTCTAACGGCGATATTGCGAACCATGCGCTCACGCTATTTTTGGTGAATAGCTGGAGCCCTTCTTCTACTTATGTGGATTGCGCGAAGAGAATGCTCGATTTTATTTTTGGCAAGAACCCTGTGGAACGCTGCTTTGTGTCCGGAGCTGCCTGGAGTTCCCCGAAATTCCTGCATCACAGGATTTGCCATTCCGACGGTATCGACGAACCCATTCCGGGGCTTGTCGCGGGCGGAATCAATGCCGACCGCCAGGACATGCATCGTTTCCCGCATTATCCGGGCGCGCAGCCGGGATTCTCGTATACCGACGAGCGAGTATCTTTCGCAAGTAACGAGACCGCAATAAACTGGAACGCCCCTCTTGTGGCTGCACTCTATTTTTGTGTTTGCGAGTAACCCGCTCTATTCAACTTTTTCGGGCCACGGGTGCTTGGGGTAGCGCCCGCGCAGTTCCTTGCGCACTTCGGCGTAGGTGTTCTGCCAGAACCCGGTCAGGTCCCACGTCTTCTGGATGGTGCGGAAGTTCGGCGCGAGGATATCGTAACGCACCTTCAACTTGCCGTCGGCAATCTTGTGCTCGCCGCGCAACTGCATAAAATCTTCGATGCGGGCAGAAATCTCGACTAGTACGCCGTCAACGCTCTGTACGGATTTCCCGTCGTCGCTATTTGCTACGGCCTGGTAGCTGTAACGGGCGCGCTTGCCATTGGGGAGCACGTAGTGGTCGGGGAAGGTCTTGTTCAGCCAGGCGAGCATGGACTTGCCAAAAAAGTCCTCCACGATATTCCGGTAACGGTCTTCGTTGATGTCGCGGAGCAGGAACTTGCCGTCTGCAAAATCATCGAAGATGATTTGCATATCCTCGTCGTTGAATTCGGGAAGCCCGTATTCAGGGTAGAGCATTGCGGCAAGGCGCATCTTGGTAAGGAGTGTCTGCATCTGTTCGGTAAGGTAGCGCCCGCTCCAGTTTTCCTTCTCTATCTTTTCGCGCCATGCATCGACGCTTAACTTCTTCAGTTCTTCGAGAACCTTCGGGGCTGCCTCCTGCGTGAGGATTTCCTTGCGCGAAAGTTCAGTGACAGTGCCATCGGTGTTCTTGCTTTCGCGGATTTCTACGCCGATAAACCGTTCCTGCCCGCTGCGCCACAGCAGTTCGTAGCGGGTAGCGGCGTTTTCGCCAGCAAGCATTTCTTGCGCGATTGCGGCGTAGAGGTTCACCTTGAGTTCCGATTTCGTGGTGCCGGTACGCAGCATCGAGAGTGCGAGAATCGCATAGGGCGGTTCGGCGACTTGCAGGCGG is part of the Fibrobacter sp. UWR2 genome and harbors:
- the hrpA gene encoding ATP-dependent RNA helicase HrpA, giving the protein MTLKITYPELPVVEHREEFFEMLEKHQVVIVKADTGSGKSTQLPKFLLEWFDGKTAGEQGEKAGFKIGVTEPRRLAAISIADRLREELKDETLVSTKIRFWEQGQSDAPIKVMTDGILLQEFRRDRLFRQYSAIVIDEAHERSLNIDILLGIFKSVLHERPEFKLIVASATLDAKLFEEFYDNSCVLEAEGRTFPVDVEYFFDGGLAARTALDTSGKGDSGLLDEARDAILDLETRHRDHLLCFLPTERDIQDLAGELAHELDSATFDILPLYGRMSPDEQRRIFRHTEKTRVVLATNIAETSLTIPGIAYVVDTGTARISRYNAQSRIQGLPVEDISKASARQRTGRAGRVKPGVCIRLYSPEDFEKRDEFTEPEIRRSNLANVVLQLRSLGLELENFPFLQSPPHSAFRGAYKTLFELGALTADNASGHVTKLGREMTRLPMDVALSAVLLRARDAGVLQPALIVCSALSIQDPRVVPSEEPERTRIRQLHRKFAGHKSDFLTFICMWNAFCAEWDGKTWNKLRKFCDKNSLHFLRCREWIDLYEQFGRILDVKFENRVCPLDSFHRDNLHIALLSGFLGGIALRDMENGCYRLVSGRETHVFPGSDLYGKSAEWLFSAEVRETSRIFLNKAAEIKPEWIMQVAEPFCTRRWYAPTWNQERGFVEAVEEVSFRGLVISRGHRVDYARVNPGECAEIFWREAVVLGQMARPFAFMTHNERVVEDLHALEARKRQFGLAPSEDALVDYYVRIAHEVNSIKTLKDYIREHTDQFLKFDAKFWLDQSETGVSYTDTGFSNRAFDALAKGDKKKTAKPQEPSLGGSLEQFRIEGLDGSCRMVVGEMVFDAMRDCDGITLDLPYDMLPQVTPATLALSIHQWREWMAESVIREMPKTAKKQLEGRRTFIDDAFCDKLKENPYKAPLLLLYEVFAGIKQLDCDIPTVTPEKENHLRIHARIFKQGFAEKFATEINPEWGSFRLFAAVRPVLVTFGIDFALGDMRFGWRLGESALMAPAESAFWQTFRKRVEGRAQSGAGNRTQPDADSALIVDRLNMLETGGLYSDGFKTALKSWALKSLTADELDANRCVRFSGLEYSRGKKIRDFRNLAASTRSEDEEIRLALVRATYESALLGAETFVKFWNMLKEFSVAMRQGTDHARDALAASPSKSELSQILSLYGSNKETTLFERLSALCGIVRLNAASLDACNSPARPELSVRDLREKFRPFLKARFMKDHELKNARDILSKMERMQQDDSEYPELYLQASAMLEDFEILKFKRKGDDAEEIVEEDALAKLKGRFGRLK
- a CDS encoding peptidylprolyl isomerase is translated as MKKIGLLSLTLGLLVSASFAAPVLMEGIAAIVDGKPIMRSEFLNNLYHFQETPEGSAMSEEQQKQYVLDKLIEEKVLLSRIDRDSIVVSDAEIDQRVTAHLTQLAASQNVNMATLEKAIRAQLGVSMAQYRDQLAKQIRSHVELQRVRQRHVGVVSPTKKEVDAFYKAYKDSLPRQYNCVQLSHIQLKIEPDSAIVDSVKHIAETLVDSLNLGIKFELLAKNHSQDSSAANGGDLGYFRRGLLDPAFERTLDQLKNGQYASTPVKTDRGWHIVRVIGRKEDGVRSAHILLRTIPTAADSARVLHIADSLRATIKTKEDFSAAAKKFSTDKSSNFAGGLLGWFQKNEMEPAYVDPVANLNVGEVSEPVEIDGSYHLFRLDDSRQIREFTLEEDYGKIEAMAATHLENEKLNALIKKWRDEVHIEIRMTE
- the ftsE gene encoding cell division ATP-binding protein FtsE, which translates into the protein MIHFTHVTKSYEDNWKALNNITFRINKGEFVFLTGHSGAGKSTVLKLIYMDERPDAERGGQVMVKFTGDCVYDSKSTPDSKIQAFRRKMGIIFQDFKLLPDRNVFENVALALRIVGTPGNKINAAVFDALALVGISQKRFAMPYTLSGGEQQRVAIARAMVHNPYVLLADEPTGNLDPKNAEEVFKIFKEINARGTTVVMATHNPDFYLNSPFRRLVLDHGELLTRDLI
- a CDS encoding glycoside hydrolase family 9 protein, giving the protein MGFKVRYNHVGYTPVSPKVFLLAAEPACVPGKGFAPAFEVVSQSGSVVYTAAMSGQKVCDYTDEFIWKGDFSPVREPGRYKVRVTEGEKVLSESHLFEVSEGIAPELLRLTLKSFYFQRSGVELPADKAGKWARPAAHLDDCIEFHPSMNREGTWNAHGGWYDAGDYGKYIVNGGVSLATLLLAAEFTEKKMAAPGICFPANRSMDLPLFRKNLLDEIRFELEFFLRMQDTDGGVFFKVSPAHWDGFVTPTQSDESQKRQILGKSTTSTLNFAGALAQAHRVFESVDSAFAQQCLRAAIRAYAWAVENPDVTYPHNTEGSGGYGDDRYDDEFFWARAMLFREVCDGVKFCTDCERGSDCKLSPSSGNLRDLLLRDMEKCPPSLGLDWRDTQNLGWIALALQSRDLDLQVRARNTLKVVADEIVRLAGEDAYGLALRRFIWGSNGDIANHALTLFLVNSWSPSSTYVDCAKRMLDFIFGKNPVERCFVSGAAWSSPKFLHHRICHSDGIDEPIPGLVAGGINADRQDMHRFPHYPGAQPGFSYTDERVSFASNETAINWNAPLVAALYFCVCE